In one window of Nocardioides panacisoli DNA:
- a CDS encoding resuscitation-promoting factor, producing MSTLISRLAASRAVIVATVAAVLLAVAGASYGYTALTTTVTLSVDGEEREVSVFGGDTVDDVLEAEGLEVSDRDVVSPALDSSVDDGSTVAVRYSRPLDLTVDGKDTTHWVTATSVDAALDQIGRSFDRGKLSVSRSADIDREGLELDVVTSKKITVELAGDKPKKVRVAARTVEGALDELGAKVGKRDEVKPGRDKQLKDGMTVVFNDKQVKKVSVEGESYEVDTVTRENDSMTEGTEKVVDEGSAGTRDATYRVVRVNGDVTERKLLNADVVTKAQPRIVEVGTKPEVAPATGPVNLSGVWARLAQCESGGNPGAVNPAGPYYGLYQFTASTWRSVGGSGLPHQASPAEQTKRAQILQQRSGWGQWPACASKLGLR from the coding sequence ATGTCTACTCTCATCAGCCGCCTGGCCGCGAGCCGGGCCGTCATCGTCGCCACCGTCGCCGCCGTGCTGCTCGCCGTGGCCGGCGCCAGCTACGGCTACACCGCCCTCACCACCACCGTCACCCTGTCGGTGGACGGCGAGGAGCGCGAGGTCAGCGTCTTCGGCGGCGACACCGTCGACGACGTGCTCGAGGCCGAGGGCCTCGAGGTCAGCGACCGCGACGTCGTCTCGCCCGCGCTCGACTCCAGCGTCGACGACGGCAGCACGGTCGCCGTGCGCTACAGCCGCCCGCTGGACCTGACCGTCGACGGCAAGGACACCACCCACTGGGTGACCGCCACCAGCGTCGACGCGGCACTGGACCAGATCGGCCGTTCCTTCGACCGCGGCAAGCTCTCGGTCAGCCGCAGCGCCGACATCGACCGCGAGGGCCTCGAGCTTGACGTGGTGACGTCGAAGAAGATCACCGTCGAGCTCGCCGGCGACAAGCCCAAGAAGGTCCGCGTCGCCGCCCGCACCGTCGAGGGTGCGCTCGACGAGCTCGGTGCGAAGGTCGGCAAGCGCGACGAGGTCAAGCCCGGCCGCGACAAGCAGCTCAAGGACGGCATGACCGTCGTGTTCAACGACAAGCAGGTCAAGAAGGTCTCCGTCGAGGGTGAGTCCTACGAGGTCGACACCGTCACCCGCGAGAACGACTCGATGACCGAGGGCACCGAGAAGGTCGTCGACGAGGGCAGCGCCGGCACCCGAGACGCGACGTACCGCGTCGTCCGTGTCAACGGCGACGTCACCGAGCGCAAGCTGCTCAACGCCGACGTGGTCACCAAGGCCCAGCCGCGCATCGTCGAGGTCGGCACCAAGCCCGAGGTCGCCCCGGCCACCGGCCCGGTCAACCTCAGCGGTGTCTGGGCCCGCCTCGCGCAGTGCGAGTCCGGTGGCAACCCGGGCGCGGTCAACCCCGCCGGCCCGTACTACGGCCTCTACCAGTTCACCGCCTCCACCTGGCGCAGCGTCGGCGGCAGCGGACTGCCGCACCAGGCCAGCCCCGCCGAGCAGACCAAGCGGGCGCAGATCCTGCAGCAGCGCTCGGGCTGGGGCCAGTGGCCGGCCTGCGCCTCCAAGCTGGGGCTGCGCTGA
- a CDS encoding TatD family hydrolase has protein sequence MAEERPPAPEPLPHPVVDNHCHLDIKRVDARDTDPHLHPGGGDDVDRALADAAAVGVRRIVQIGCDLSGARWAVEAARTHEELVAGVALHPNEAPRLEAAGELEAAWEEIERLAADPVVRAVGETGVDHFRTGEEGRPAQLRSFAWHVDLAKRLGKTLVIHDREAHQDVLDVIDGEGAPERWVMHCFSGDGDFARECLDRGAHLSFAGTVTFKNAEAVREGLRLAPQDRVLVETDAPYLTPTPFRGRTNASYLVPLTVRRMAEERGEDLTELCAAIEANTFAAFGGAW, from the coding sequence ATGGCTGAGGAGCGTCCCCCGGCACCGGAGCCGCTGCCGCACCCGGTGGTCGACAACCACTGCCACCTCGACATCAAGCGGGTCGACGCGCGCGACACCGACCCCCACCTCCACCCCGGCGGTGGCGACGACGTCGACCGGGCGCTCGCGGACGCGGCAGCGGTCGGCGTACGCCGCATCGTGCAGATCGGGTGCGACCTCTCCGGCGCGCGGTGGGCGGTCGAGGCGGCCCGCACCCACGAGGAGCTGGTCGCCGGTGTCGCGCTGCACCCCAACGAGGCGCCGCGGCTCGAGGCGGCCGGCGAGCTCGAGGCGGCGTGGGAGGAGATCGAGCGCCTGGCCGCGGACCCGGTCGTGCGTGCGGTGGGGGAGACCGGCGTCGACCACTTCCGCACCGGCGAGGAGGGCCGGCCCGCGCAGCTGCGGTCCTTCGCCTGGCACGTCGACCTGGCCAAGCGGTTGGGCAAGACGCTGGTCATCCACGACCGCGAGGCCCACCAGGACGTGCTCGACGTCATCGACGGCGAGGGCGCACCCGAGCGGTGGGTGATGCACTGCTTCTCCGGCGACGGCGACTTCGCCCGGGAGTGCCTGGACCGCGGTGCCCACCTCTCCTTCGCGGGCACGGTCACCTTCAAGAACGCCGAGGCGGTGCGCGAGGGACTGCGCCTCGCACCGCAGGACCGGGTGCTCGTCGAGACCGATGCGCCCTACCTGACGCCGACGCCGTTCCGCGGCCGGACCAACGCCTCCTACCTCGTCCCGCTCACCGTGCGGCGCATGGCCGAGGAGCGGGGGGAGGACCTCACCGAGCTCTGCGCCGCCATCGAGGCGAACACCTTCGCCGCCTTCGGGGGCGCCTGGTGA
- a CDS encoding alpha/beta fold hydrolase codes for MATNTRIETVTRDGLEFPVIDDGPLDGEPIVLLHGFPERATSWRYVAPLLHADGYRTLAMDQRGYAPHARPGRRRDHRVPDLVDDVVALVDRVGGSAHVVGHDWGAVVAWSLAAEHPDRVRSLTAVSVPHPQAFLRSWLTSRQGLKSWYMLAFQLPRVPEWMGRTGRMTPMLRQMGMTDEDVARFEAEILDDGALRGGLMWYRGLPLTDLRRSAGRIRVPTTLVWSDDDGAIARAPVDRTPRWVTAPYELVVLEGVTHWIPTQAPEALADAVLARVQGDG; via the coding sequence ACCCGCGACGGGCTGGAGTTCCCCGTCATCGACGACGGTCCGCTGGACGGCGAGCCCATCGTGCTGCTGCACGGGTTCCCCGAGCGCGCCACCTCGTGGCGCTACGTCGCGCCGCTGCTGCACGCTGACGGCTACCGCACCCTGGCGATGGACCAGCGCGGCTACGCGCCGCACGCGCGACCGGGGCGCCGTCGTGACCACCGGGTGCCCGACCTCGTCGACGACGTCGTCGCACTCGTCGACCGGGTCGGTGGCAGCGCCCACGTCGTCGGCCACGACTGGGGAGCGGTGGTGGCGTGGTCGTTGGCCGCCGAGCACCCCGACCGCGTCCGCAGCCTCACCGCGGTCTCGGTGCCCCACCCGCAGGCGTTCCTGCGGTCCTGGCTGACCTCGCGGCAGGGCCTGAAGTCCTGGTACATGCTGGCCTTCCAGCTGCCCCGCGTGCCCGAGTGGATGGGCCGCACCGGCCGGATGACGCCGATGCTGCGCCAGATGGGGATGACCGACGAGGACGTCGCCCGCTTCGAGGCCGAGATCCTCGACGACGGCGCCCTGCGGGGCGGGCTGATGTGGTACCGCGGCCTCCCGCTCACCGACCTGCGCCGCTCCGCCGGCCGGATCCGCGTCCCGACCACGCTGGTGTGGAGCGACGACGACGGCGCCATCGCCCGCGCCCCCGTCGACCGCACGCCGCGCTGGGTGACCGCCCCCTACGAGCTGGTCGTGCTCGAGGGCGTCACCCACTGGATCCCGACCCAGGCGCCCGAGGCGCTCGCCGACGCGGTGCTCGCACGGGTGCAGGGCGACGGGTGA
- the rsmA gene encoding 16S rRNA (adenine(1518)-N(6)/adenine(1519)-N(6))-dimethyltransferase RsmA produces MTTPTDGPRLLGPSEVRALADRLGLRPTKQRGQNFVIDANTVRRIVRESGVDSSDTVVEVGPGLGSLTLALLETGAAVTAIEVDPLLAGELPATVAAYAPDAGERFRMVEADALRVVDVPGPAPTALVANLPYNVSVPVLLHLLGLLPSLEHGLVMVQAEVADRLAATPGSKVYGVPSLKAAWFADVRRAGAVGRNVFWPAPNVDSGLVAWTRRDPPTTAVPRERVFAVIDAAFAQRRKALRGALRTLAGGPEAATAALEAAGVDPMARGESLGLEEFVAITVAMEEA; encoded by the coding sequence ATGACGACACCGACCGACGGGCCGAGGCTTCTCGGCCCGTCGGAGGTGCGTGCGCTGGCCGATCGGCTCGGCCTGCGGCCGACCAAGCAGCGCGGCCAGAACTTCGTCATCGACGCCAACACCGTGCGACGCATCGTGCGCGAGTCCGGTGTCGACTCCTCCGACACCGTGGTCGAGGTCGGTCCCGGCCTCGGCTCGCTGACGCTGGCACTGCTCGAGACCGGTGCCGCGGTCACGGCCATCGAGGTCGACCCGCTGCTGGCCGGTGAACTGCCCGCCACCGTCGCGGCGTACGCCCCGGACGCGGGGGAGCGGTTCCGCATGGTCGAGGCCGACGCGCTGCGCGTCGTCGACGTCCCGGGGCCTGCGCCGACCGCGCTGGTCGCCAACCTGCCCTACAACGTCTCCGTGCCGGTGCTGCTGCACCTGCTGGGACTGCTGCCGAGCCTCGAGCACGGCCTGGTGATGGTGCAGGCCGAGGTCGCTGACCGGCTGGCCGCCACCCCCGGCTCCAAGGTGTACGGCGTGCCGTCGCTGAAGGCGGCCTGGTTCGCCGACGTACGCCGCGCCGGTGCCGTCGGGCGCAACGTCTTCTGGCCCGCCCCCAACGTCGACTCCGGCCTCGTGGCGTGGACCCGCCGGGACCCGCCGACCACGGCAGTGCCGCGCGAACGGGTGTTCGCCGTGATCGACGCGGCCTTCGCCCAGCGCCGCAAGGCCCTGCGCGGGGCGCTGCGCACCCTGGCCGGCGGCCCCGAGGCCGCGACCGCCGCCCTGGAGGCCGCCGGGGTCGACCCCATGGCCCGGGGCGAGTCCCTGGGACTGGAAGAGTTCGTCGCGATCACCGTCGCGATGGAGGAGGCATGA